A part of Rattus rattus isolate New Zealand chromosome 6, Rrattus_CSIRO_v1, whole genome shotgun sequence genomic DNA contains:
- the Cdkn1b gene encoding cyclin-dependent kinase inhibitor 1B produces the protein MSNVRVSNGSPSLERMDARQTEHPKPSACRNLFGPVNHEELTRDLEKHCRDMEEASQRKWNFDFQNHKPLEGRYEWQEVERGSLPEFYYRPPRPPKSACKVPAQESLDVSGSRQAVPSIGSQANSEDRHLVDQMPDSSDSPAGLAEQCPGMRKRPAAEDSSSQNKRANRTEENVSDGSPNAGTVEQTPKKPGLRRQT, from the exons ATGTCAAACGTGAGAGTGTCTAACGGGAGCCCGAGCCTGGAGCGGATGGACGCCAGACAAACGGAGCACCCCAAGCCTTCCGCCTGCAGAAACCTCTTCGGCCCGGTCAATCATGAAGAACTAACCCGGGACTTGGAGAAGCACTGCCGAGATATGGAAGAAGCGAGCCAGCGCAAGTGGAATTTCGACTTTCAGAATCATAAGCCCCTGGAGGGCAGATACGAGTggcaggaggtggagaggggCAGCTTGCCCGAGTTCTACTACAGACCCCCGCGCCCCCCCAAGAGCGCCTGCAAGGTGCCGGCGCAGGAGAGCTTGGATGTCAGCGGGAGCCGCCAGGCGGTGCCTTCAATTGGGTCTCAGGCAAACTCTGAGGACCGGCATTTGGTGGACCAAATGCCTGACTCGTCAGACAGTCCGGCTGGGTTAGCGGAGCAGTGTCCAGGGATGAGGAAGCGACCTGCGGCAGAAG ATTCTTCTTCGCAAAACAAAAGGGCcaacagaacagaagaaaatgtttcagaCGGTTCCCCGAATGCTGGCACTGTGGAGCAGACGCCCAAGAAGCCCGGCCTTCGACGCCAGACGTAA